DNA from Capra hircus breed San Clemente unplaced genomic scaffold, ASM170441v1, whole genome shotgun sequence:
GATTTTACCTAGAAACTCCTTGTTTCTGTAAATTTTTACCTCAGAATCTCTTCATTCTGTCAGATTTATATCAGACCATCTCCTTATTTTGGTCAGACTTTAACTAAAAACCACCAAGTCTTTCAGGTTTTATCTCACAACCTGCCAGTTTCTGTCACATTTTATCTGAGAAACATCTGGTTTCTGTTAGACTTTACCTAACACCCCCATAGATTGTCAGATTTCACCTCAGAATCTCAtagtttctgtcagattttacctcaGAAGCCCCTAGTTTCTGTAAGATTTCATGTCAGAACCACCTAGTTTCTGTCAGATTTCACCTCAGAACCCTCTAGCTTCTGTCACATTTTACCTCAGTACCCCCTGGTTTCAGTCAGATTTTACCGCAGAAGCCTGTAGTTTCTATCAGATTTCACCTCAGAAGCCCCTAGATCTGTCCGATTTTACCTCAGAACTCCATAGCTTCTGTCATATATCATCTAGAACCCCTtagtttctgtcagattttacctcaGATCTGCCTattttctgtcagattttaccaCAGAACCTCTTAGattctgtcagattttacctcaGAACCCTAGTTTCTGTCCGATTTTTCGCAAACACCCTAGTTTCTGTCAGACTTTACAACAGAATCCCACTTTCTGTCTGCTTTTACCTCAGAAGACCATAGTTTCTGTCAATCTCACCTCAGAATCCCCtagtttctgtcagattttattcAGAACCCCTAGGTTCTGTCAGATTTTATGTCAGAACCTCCTAGTTTTTGTTAGATTTTTATGTCAGAAGGCCCTAGTTTATGTCAGATTTTACATCAGAAGCCTCTAGTTTACATCAGATTTTATGTCAGAAGTGCCTAGTTTATGCCAGATTTTATGCTTCTGCCAGATTTTAACCTCAGacgactattcagttcagttcagtcgctcagtcgtgtccgactctttgcgaccccatgaattgctgtTAAATTTTACCTCAGAATCCCCTAGTTTCTGTCAAATTTCCCCTCAGAACTGCCtagtttctgtcagattttaccaCAGAACCCCCtagtttctgtcagattttacttTAGAACCCCCTGGCTTCTGTCAGATTTCACCTCAGAAGCTCATAGCTTCTGTCAGTTATCACCTCAGGAAATCCTAGTTTCTCTCAGGTTCTACCTCAGAAACCCCTAGTTTTTGTCAGATTTGATCTCAGTAATCCCTAATTTCTATCAGATTTCACCTCCAATCCCCTAGTTTCTGTCAGATCTTACCTCAGATCTCCCTAGTTTCTGTTAGGTTTCACCTAGAACCCTTtagtttctgtcagattttacctcaGAACCCTCTTGTTACTCAGATTTTTACCTCAGAATCCCCTAGTTTCTGTCCAATTTTTCTTCAGACCCCCCGAGGTTCTGTAAGATTTTACCTCAGATCTCCTGATTTTCTGTCAGATTTTAATTCAGAATCCTCTAGTAtctgtcagattttacctcaGAATCTTCTTGTTTCTCAGATTTCATCTCAGAACCCCCTAGATTCTGTCAGTTTCCTCAGAATCCCCTAGTTTCTGTCAGATCTTACCTCTGAACATCCTAGTTTTTGTCAGATTTCACCTCAGAAGCCCCTAGTTTCTGTTACATTTCACCTCAGTAATCCCTAGTTTCAGTCAGATATTACCTCAGAATCCCTTCGTTTCTGTCAAATTTTACCTCAGAATCCCTTAGTTTCTATGAGTTTTTACCTCAGAACCCCCTtgtttctgtcagattttaccttGGAATGCCCTAATTTCTGTCAATTTTATATAGTTTCTCAGATTATACCCCTGAACCCCCTAGTTTCTCAAATTTTACCTCTGAAGTCCCTAGTTTTGGTTAGATTTTTTCTCTTAACCCCCTactttctgtcagattttacctcTGAACACCCTAATTTCTTTCAGATTTAACCTCAGTACCCTCTAGTTTCTGTCAGATTTTTCCTCAGACCCTGTTTCTTACTGACAGATTTTAACTCATATCCTCTTACTTTAAGAGTTTTTCCTAAAAACCCTGTAGTTTCTTTGAGATTTTACATCTGAACCTCTTTCTGATTTTATCacataaactaatttttttttttttctgtacagtttTACTTCAgaaactcttttttattttctcttagatTTTGCCTCAGTATGTTCTAGTTTCTGTTATTTTCTGCATCTTGGCTGCAGCCATACCCTGGCCAGGTCCCAAGACTCCTGACCCACAGGAGTCACAAGCAGCCCTTATCATCTCAGAGGAGTTCTCCGGTTCCAGGTCCGTCAAGACCCCTGACCATCCCTGGGCTCCAGCCTGAGGACATGGCTGACTGTTTGTGCTCAGCTGGGATGGCAGCCGTGCTGCTCATAGGGGAATTCAGACCAATGGCAGGTGACCCTGAATACTGAGCTCCTGTCCTCACCCTGAACGTATGGCTCACAGAGTACCCCATGTCACCACTCGAGTGTTCTGCTGCCCTCTTTCACTGTCCTTTCACATACACGTAGGATTGCACTGGACTGTGGGGCCACAGCTAACAGAGATGCACATTTTGGGATAAGGTCAGTTTCCAAGGAGACAAGAATCTCAATTTAAGCATATCCCTGTGCCCAGGGTGGACTCTGAATGGGGGCTAGGATATTCCAGAGGTTAGAGGAGGTGCCCGTGGCCAGCATGGGCCAAAATGCCGAGTCTCAGAATGGGTGGTGGGCCAACCAGTGGGGAAACCACTCAGGGCTCTCTGAAACCTTCCTCCATGATGGGGACCCTCATCCCCGTGAGGCCCATCCCCCAGAACTCCTGGTCTGTACCCAATAGTTCAGATTTGGTTCCCACCTCCTGGTCCATGTGAGGTCTTAGCCGAGTCTGTGTCGGGGAGAGGCTGCTGGAAGCTGAGAATCAGAAGGTGTCTCTAAGGAGAGGGTGGATCCTGGGAGTGTCTGTGCAGAGGAGGAGACAAAGCTGTGGGCAGAGGCTCTGTAGGGTGACCCGTGTGGAGTtaggtgtgtgtgttcagtgtgTACTAGGATGTTACTAAGATGTCCAGGTGTTTCAATGTGATGTAGTGTTTGCTATTATTGgtgttaaatttatttatcaaaCAGGTCTTTTAATGACTAAGTTTTTTTAAACATTGCGATAGTTATTCTAGGGaatagttttttccttttaacatttaattaaatGTTCAATGTGTTAAATAATTCACAGAGAGAAACACATTTTGTGTTTGTACAAATTAAAGGACCCTTGAGTATAACACGCCTACCACCAAAGGTCAAATTTGCAGTGGTCTCAAAGGAAAATGAACAGTTCAAAATTTAAACAGAATTTATATCACTACAAACATTTACAGGATTCCTctcatcattttttctttctttttttttttttttagaaacagtTTATTTCCATCAACCAGATTTCCATTTTGGTGCAAGTTCTACAAGTGTTTGGAAGAACAGCTTACGACCACTCGGTGGTGGTTCCTACCCATTCCGTGGCCTGGGCAGTGGGGCTGCAGACCAGTCTTCAGTGGAAGGCTGAGCACTCCAGTCTTCAGTGGGGAACTGCTGAATGGGCACGGAAGGCACCTGCACGCCTTCGGACCAGTCTGCCACCTCAGGCTGGGCAGCCGTGAACTCTGGAGCTGGAGCGGTCCATTCGCCCTGAAACTCCTCCTTGGTCACAGCCTTCTCAGCTGCTGCCTGCTCTTCCTTTTTCAATCTCCTCCGGGTCCCTGTAGAAGTAGAGGTCCGGCATGACCTCCCACGGGTGTTCTCTGGAGATGGTGCCACGCATGCGCAGGACTTCCCGGGCGAGCATCCACCACATCAGGCCCACTGAGTGCGCCCCCTTGTTGTTGCACGGGATGGCGATGTCCACGTAGCGCAGAGGAGAGTCCGTGTTGCACAGGGCAATGGTTGGCAGGTTAACGTAGGAGGCTTCCGTGAGGGGCTGGTGGTCAGCCCTGGGATCGGTGACCACCAGAAGCCTCGGCTCCCTGAAGGCGGCCTGGATCTGGTTAGTGAAGGTTCCCGGAGTGAAGCGGCCAGCGATAGGAGTGGCTCCAGTGGCAGCAGCAAACTTCAGCACAGCTCGCTGGCCAGTATTCCTGGAGGATATGACACTGACATCCGCCGGGTTTTCAATGGCAACAATGGCCCGAGCGGCCAACAGAAGCTTCTCCCAGGTCCTCTTCAGATTTATGATGTAGATGCCATCACTTTTCCTTTTGTAGATGTACTGTTCCATTTGGAAGTCAAGGTTGGTGCCACCTAAGTGGGTTCCTGCTGCAAGGAATTTGAGGACATCCTCCTCCTTCATTTGCAGGACATCAAGGGCTCCGGACATTGTGAAAGCTTCCCTTTAAGTTACGATGGGAATTCAAGACAACGCCGTATGGACCCCTCTCTGGGTAGCGCCGAAAGGCTCATCATTTTTTCAAACAACGAAGGTTACAGTGACAGAATTGAATGAtcagaatgtaaaaatatttatgcaaaCTGCATTAATTATTCTTACTTTTCAATAGAGATAAAATCTATGAACACACAACAATAATGAAGAAAAACTTCATTTTTGAAAGTAATTCTATTTTAGATTTCAAACaatattcattatattattattaaaattaaaagaaaatatggcaCCATGAGCAGGAGAAGCAACAAATATTTTGCCAATTATGCCAGCTAAGGAAATTGCCAAATTGCCGAAGTGTATCTCCACACCAGTCATCCATCTTGAAAGACTGGAAGCGACTGTAGGGCCTAAACCTCATTTCAGTGTCTTTATTCTTAGAATTCATAGATCATcaatgaaatatttaagaaagtcCTTTCCCCACCTCTCCAGGAATGTTTCTTGTATCACTGGAAATCCTTAATAGGGTTGAATCATAGACTCTGGATTTATCTAACCAAATCTATTTAACTGGAAATTGAACTTCATCTTCAATAAATCAAACAATTCTGGGCATTAATAGGTAGTTCCTTAAATGTCCTTGCATTCCATATCTGTGTGTTCCATTCTGGagggtcttacatttaaatccaTTTATTTAAGAGTTCTTGGTTTACTGGGAAATGAGTTATAACCTCACCATCTAACTTGTATGCAACTTCAACTCTGATTTCcataaatatatccaaaatatcaaAAGTTTTAAGTACCAATGCAGTAAATCCATTAATAATATGAGCATATTTAATCAAAACAAGGTCCAACCAGACACACGTTCTTTCCCTTCCTGTAGTTACACCAAATTCTCTACCCCTTGTTTGTAATAATTCTCCAATTTCATTGTCTTGCTCTGTAGGAAAGGGACCAATCCCAACTCTAGTTGTATAAGCTTTCACAACTCCATACACTTCTCCACATTTTAAGGGGGCATACCCAAGCCAGTACAAACACCTCCAACCGTACAGCTCAAAGAGGTTACAAAAGGATGGCTTTCAAAGTCAGTATCTAGCAGTGCTGCAACTGCACCTTCACCAAGATTTTCTTCGATGGTGTTTCCTTGAAAGCCCGACATAGGAAATAAACTCCATATATCTCACAGTTGGTCTCACCCTTTCCATATAACCCTTGAGTTTTTGGAATTCATCTTCAATGTCTATTTCCGAAGTGGGGTATATAGATTTGTAGTGGTTAGTCAGAACTTGGAACCTCTCAGAACAGCCatcaaagtcagaaacaagatcACATATCCTAAATCCACTCTGGTCCTTTTGGAAAGAATAAACAGAGAGAATGCCCTTTCTGTGGTACCCCAACTTTTTCCTGCTTGTTCTCCTCTCTGTTGTTCCAGGATGAGCTCTGTCAGGTATGAGAAGCCTTTGTCCAGCCTTCCAGACCTTTCCCTCttggaacattttttttctgctttctcacacAATCCAGGTAGGTGAATTACCACATCATTTCCAGTGAATGCAGTAACATTCGGGCTCCACTGGGAGCCTGAGTTGTTCACTGGGTGAAAGACAAAAGTCACCCTCCACAGAATGCGCAACTGTTGAGGCCAGCGTTACTTCCTCCCTGGCAGTGGCACAGCGTGCTGGCGTCCTGCGCCAGCAGATCAGCACCTTCCCCTTGCCTTCGTGGTCCCACTGCCCGCCAAGTGCCAGGGTGGCCAGGTTCCCCCCAGGCTGCCCCCTGGGGCGGCCTCGGTCGCCTTGGACAAGGAGGATGCCCCCAGGTTGGTCTCGGCAAACGCCCAGGCTCCAGAGACACGAGAAGAGCCTGAAGGGGTCGGGGGCGACTGGGAGTGTGTGAACTGGATTGCTCTGTAAATTTATGTTTGAGAGTcttcatataaaatataacatatattcAAAACAATAACAGCTGGTAACACTGTCAATGTCTTAACCTGAGATTGGGATTTCTCTACTTTTCTAACATTTCATTTTGTCGAGAGGACTTGGATCACTGTTTACAACGGTGGTCTGTGATGTCCCCTTCTGCTGGTTTGGTGGTCAGGTTGTTTCTTACACTTGATTGGTTGACTGACGGCTGTGTGGGGTCGTCACTGCTCCTGGGCTCTCGGGTTGTGGGGCGCGCGGCCGCTCTTCATCACAGTGCGCTGGCTTCTCACTGGCgtggattctcttgttgcagagcaccagtTCTGGGGGATGGAGCTTCAGCAGTTCGGCTTTCCTGCTGAGTTGCTCTGCAGAATGTGGGAGCTTCCTGGCTTCGGCACTGCGACCATGTCCCCTCCATCGACAGGCAGATCCTTAAACACAGGAAAACAAGGGAAGTGGGATAAATTTTAACTGCTTCCTCAGAGAAACACAACTTTCACATCTTTTTCatgcttaaaaaaatacaaatccagTGTATGGGAAGCATCTGACTCCTGACGTTTGTTAGATATTTACGCTAAATAAGGATAGATTACGTCTTTTTGTGGAGTAATTTCATGACAAAATATTGTTTCTTCTAAGCATCTTCATCTGTTTACTTATTTTCTCTACTAGAACAAGTGTTGTACCTTCTTAGAAAACTGAACTTCATTCCCTTTTCATGCATGTTTTCCCACATGTTGCCAGCAGCGGGCACTGTGGGACTGCCCTGGGTTCCTGCACAGCTGCTCAGGGAGACTTAGTCGCTCCAGGagctgggctggaggcagggccTGTGCTCCTGGGGGGACTCAGCAGCGTGTCCTGTCTGACTGCAGAGACCTGTGAGCAGGGACCTGTGTGGTCTCAGCAGGtgcttcctccaggggctcccaAGGGGGAACTCCCCTCCACCCCCTGAGTCTGGGCTGTGAGCTGAGCTCCAGCATCAGGGCTGAGAGATGGGCTGGGCGGGCCCTGGGTGGACCCCTATTTGCATGGCAGCCCCTCCTCTGGCAGAGGCTGGGGGGAGAAAAGGAAGcctgaggcagcccagcccactGTGGGGACCAGGGTCCTGTGAGCACCATGGCCTGGACTCCTCTCCTGCTGGTGCTCCTCTCTCTCTGCACAGGTAGGGGCGGGCCCCGGGCACCAGGGCTCAGCCCCCAGCCTCATCAGCCCCTGGGGCGCAGACTCTGGGAAcctttcctgcagctcctgccccGTCtcccctgtgtctgtgtctgcaggTTCCCTCTCCCAGCCCGTGCTGACTCAGCCGGCCTCCTTCTCTGCGTCTCCAGGAGCATCAGCCAGACTCACCTGCACTCTGAGCAGTGGCTACAGTGTTGGTAGCTATCAAATGTCCTGTTTCCAGCAGAAGCCAGGGGGCCCTCCCCAGtacctcctgatgttcaagtcACACTCCGATAAGCCCCAGGGCTCCAGGGTCCCCAGTCACTTCTCTGGATCCAAGGCTGCCTCGGCCAACACAGAGCTCCTGCTCATCTCTGGGCTGCAGACTCAGGATGAGGCTGATTGTAACTGCTACTGTCACCAAAACACTGGTATTTACCAGGTGCTTCAGACTGTGCAAGGCTGAACAGGCACTGCGCCCCTGTGTCCTCCCTGCTGCGGCCATCATTGCTGTTTTGCTCTCACTCTGGTTAACCTCCCGTGGTCACTTCTGAGTTTCCTGAGAACAACAGGTCTGACCTGTCATGTACTGCCCTCATCTCATATCTCAGACCTACCCACGGCTCTGATCGCTCAGACTGCCATGTTTTGACACAcatcttcctcagttcagttcagttcagttcagttgctcagttgtgtcagactcattgtgaccccatggaccgcagcacaccaggcctccctgtccatcaccaacttccggagtttactcaaactcgtgttcattgagttggtgatgccatccaaccatctcaccctctgtcctcctcttctcctcccaccttcaatctttcccagcatcagggtcttttccaaatgagttagttctttgcatcaggtggccaaaggattggaatttcagctttagcattggtccttccaatgaacactcaggactgatttcctttaggatggactggttggatctccttgcagtccaagggactctcaagagtcttctccaacaccacacttcaaaagcatcaattcttcggcactcagctttctttatagcccaactctcacatccatacatgaccactgaaaaaaccatagccttgactagacggacctgtgttgacaaagtaatgtctctgctttttcatatgctgtctaggttggtcataactttccttccaaggagtaagtgtcttttaatttcatggatgcagttaccatctgcagtgattttggagcccccaaaaataaagtctgtcattgtttcctcatctattttccaagaagtgatgggaccagatgccatgatcttagttttctgaatgttgagctttcagccagctttttcactctccactttcactttcatcaagaggctctttaattcttctttgctttctgccataagggtggtgtcatctacatatctcaggttattgatatttctcctggcaatcttgattccagcttgtgcttcctccagtccagcgtttctcatgatgtactctgcatagaacttaaataagcaaggtgacaatatacagccttgacgtactccttttcctatttggaatcactgtgttgtcccatgtccagttctaactgttgcttcctgacctgcatacaggtttctcaagaggcaggttaggtggtctggtattcccatctctttcagaattttccacagtttattgtgatccacatagtcaaaggctttggcatagtcaataaagcagaaatagatatttttttggaactctcttgctttttccatgatccagcagatgttggcgatttgatctctggttcctctgcctgttctaatagtagcttgaacatctggaagtttacagttcacatattgctgaagcctggctttactttactgagcattactttactagcgtgtgagatgcgtgtagttgtgaggtagtttgagcattctttggcattgcctttctttgggattggaatgaaaattgaccttttccagtcttgcggccactgctgagatttccaaatttgctggcatattgagtgcagcactttcacagcatcatctcttaggattcaaaatagctcaactggaattctatcacctccactagctttgttcgtagtgatgcttcctaaggcccacttgacttcacattcaaggatgtctggctctgggtaagtgatcacaccatcgtgattatctgggtcgtgaagatcttttttgtacagttcttctgtgtattcttgccacctcttcttaatatcttctgcttctgttaggtccataccatttctgtcctttatcgagcccatctttgcatgaaatgttcccttggtgtctctaattttcttgaagagatctccagtctttcccattcggtTGTTTCTCTGCATTgtattctctgtttctttgcattgatcactgaggaagattttcttatctctccttgctattctttgcaactctgcattcagatgcttatatctttccttttctcctttgcttttcgcctctcttcttttcacagctatttgtaaggcctccccagacagccattttgctcttttgcatttgtttttcttggggatggttttgatccctgtctcctgtataatatcatgaacctcattccatggttcatcaggcactctgtctatcagatctagtctcttaaatctatttctcacttccactctataatcataagggatttgattttaggtcatacctgaatggtctagtggttttccctactttcctcaatttaggtctgaatttgcaataaggagttcgtgatctgagccacagtcagctcctggtcttgtttttgctgactgtatagagcttctccatctttggctgcaaagaatataatcaatctgatttcggtgttgaccatctggtgatgtccatgtgtagagtcttctcttgtgtttttggaagagggtgtttgctatgaccagtgtgttctcttggaaaaaccctatgagcctttgccctgcttcattctgtactccaaggctaaatttgcctgttactccaggtgtttcttgacttcctacttttgcattcccagtcccctagaatgaaaaggacatcttttttgggtggtagttctaaaaggtcttagaGGTCTTCACATCTTcctaatcagaaataaaaatcccCCAGTGGAGATGCTATAAGTGACAGAAAGAGGATGGTTCCTGCTCTGCTTCACTCAGACTCCAAAAAATTAATAATGCAAATATCTGTGTAAAAATCAAGTTTTACTTcttaataaaaaatttcaaaagatcTGTCCTGTGTCATTTAATCTTTTCTTAATTAAAACCTGACAAAGAATTATATTTCTGACAtgtgactcatcaatgaaaaattgaaataaacatAGATTGACCTTCAGTTAAATTCATGCATGTATTTCAAGTAATGACCTTAACATTTTCACAAATCCATTAACATATTTTCATACATTTACTGtctcagggaattcccaggtggtccagtggctaaaactccatgttCCCAGTGCCAGTCAGCCTGGTTCCATCCTTgttcggggaactagatcccacaagctacaacTAAGCCAGCACCcagataatgaataaataaatgctttttaagaATCTCAAAGTCACACACCTACAGTGTAACACACAGATTCAGTGCGGGGCAAACTGTAGTAGGGCCTCTTGTCCAACCAAAACTTTCCCTGAACTGTATCTTCTTTACCCACTGCTTGGAACAATTCATCCTAACAGCCACCACATATCAGGCTCCCTGGGAACAGACGCTGCTCAGGGCCCTTCAGAGTCTCAGTGAAAAGTGCTATGAGGATCacagccctgctccctgcagcctgTGCCCTGAGCCTGCAGGAGAGATGCCCAGTAGGGCGGTCACTTCGTAAGAGAGGACACAGCGACGGGAGTGCACCGTGTGGAAAGCCTCACACAGTGAAGATCCAGACACTCCAGGAATCCAGAGTCCCACCCCCGGCCTCTCCCCCTACACCTTTCCCACCTCGACAGAGAAGAGCCCCC
Protein-coding regions in this window:
- the LOC102175427 gene encoding LOW QUALITY PROTEIN: 40S ribosomal protein SA (The sequence of the model RefSeq protein was modified relative to this genomic sequence to represent the inferred CDS: inserted 1 base in 1 codon; deleted 1 base in 1 codon), with product MSGALDVLQMKEEDVLKFLAAGTHLGGTNLDFQMEQYIYKRKSDGIYIINLKRTWEKLLLAARAIVAIENPADVSVISSRNTGQRAVLKFAAATGATPIAGRFTPGTFTNQIQAAFREPRLLVVTDPRADHQPLTEASYVNLPTIALCNTDSPLRYVDIAIPCNNKGAHSVGLMWWMLAREVLRMRGTISREHPWEVMPDLYFYRDPEEIEKEEQAAAEKAVTKEEFQGEWTAPAPEFTAAQPEVADWSEGVQVPSVPIQQFPTEDWSAQPSTEDWSAXPTAQATEWVGTTTEWS
- the LOC108635037 gene encoding immunoglobulin omega chain-like, encoding MAWTPLLLVLLSLCTGSLSQPVLTQPASFSASPGASARLTCTLSSGYSVGSYQMSCFQQKPGGPPQYLLMFKSHSDKPQGSRVPSHFSGSKAASANTELLLISGLQTQDEADCNCYCHQNTGIYQVLQTVQG